In a single window of the Neoarius graeffei isolate fNeoGra1 chromosome 28, fNeoGra1.pri, whole genome shotgun sequence genome:
- the mrm1 gene encoding rRNA methyltransferase 1, mitochondrial has protein sequence MWRLAYRFSRLIKNNCTQHVLYHNSKVFFYPKDTGLKVAQRIRRNPFKSSDHLSRIIHPSGKPPGSGRGSGPEHRVSSELQKLSLEDLRKPEPELQKFPKKGKDRVTNIRLQRKSQDELVFGVAPCLLALTQGKRKLTQLFVKRVEGRQRESVEKVCEEAVRRGVPIKHITKREMEKMTGGAVHQGLCLQASPLSFLTKEKSRSQQGNWCTRNPLQLWLVLDGVQDPMNLGAVLRSAYFLGVDRVASSIRNSCPLTPVVSKASSGVMELMDVYGYENLVDIIKMKLKQGWQAVGTIGSEETSSGVSIIPCSDFKMSKPTLLLMGGEGFGLSPELCELCDVFLTVPPRRELHPAVDSLNVSVATGILLHSLLTSCRTDR, from the exons ATGTGGAGACTTGCCTATAGATTCTCACGTTTGATTAAAAATAACTGCACACAACATGTGCTGTATCACAACTCCAAAGTGTTCTTCTACCCAAAAGACACTGGTCTTAAAGTTGCTCAACGGATAAGACGCAACCCCTTCAAGTCTTCAGATCATCTTTCCAGAATCATTCATCCTTCTGGAAAACCACCAGGTTCTGGCAGGGGGTCTGGACCTGAGCACAGAGTCTCCTCTGAACTCCAGAAGCTGAGCTTGGAGGACCTCAGAAAGCCAGAACCAGAACTTCAGAAGTTCCCTAAGAAAGGCAAGGATAGGGTCACGAATATTCGTCTCCAGAGAAAGAGTCAAGATGAGTTGGTCTTCGGCGTGGCCCCATGTTTACTAGCCTTGACTCAGGGGAAacggaaactcactcagcttttcgtGAAGCGCGTGGAAGGTCGTCAGAGGGAATCTGTGGAGAAGGTTTGTGAAGAGGCAGTCAGACGAGGTGTTCCCATTAAGCACATCACGAAGAGGGAGATGGAGAAGATGACCGGTGGTGCGGTTCACCAGGGACTGTGCCTTCAAGCCAGTCCATTAAGTTTCCTCACCAAGGAGAAATCCCGCAGTCAGCAGGGAAATTGGTGCACTAGGAACCCTCTTCAACTGTGGCTTGTCCTGGACGGAGTGCAGGATCCGATGAACCTTGGTGCCGTCCTTCGCTCTGCATATTTTCTTGGAGTGGACAGAGTAGCCAGTAGCATTCGCAACAG CTGTCCGTTAACGCCAGTGGTGAGCAAAGCCAGCTCAGGAGTGATGGAGCTCATGGATGTGTATGGCTATGAGAACTTGGTTGACATCATAAAG ATGAAACTCAAACAAGGATGGCAAGCAGTTGGCACTATTGGGTCTGAAGAGACGAGTTCGGGAGTTTCCATTATTCCGTGTTCTGATTTCAAGATGTCCAAACCTACACTGCTGCTGATGG GTGGCGAAGGTTTCGGGTTGTCTCCTGAGCTGTGTGAGCTGTGTGATGTTTTCCTCACTGTCCCTCCCAGAAGAGAGCTTCATCCCGCTGTGGACTCACTCAACGTCTCTGTAGCCACAG GGATCCTCCTGCATTCTCTTCTCACGTCATGTAGAACTGACCGATGA